One Pseudomonas abieticivorans genomic region harbors:
- a CDS encoding MFS transporter: MTSTYAASSADKPVNSTARVATASFIGTAIEFYDFYVYATAAALVIGPVFFPQTSGTAQMLSAFLTFGIAFLARPLGSALFGHFGDRVGRKSTLVASLLLMGICTTLIGVLPGYDSIGAWAPILLCVLRFGQGLGLGGEWGGAALLATENAPKGKRAWFGMFPQLGPSIGFLAANGLFLTLAMTLSDEQFRSWGWRLPFLLSALLVMVGLYVRLKLEETPVFANAVARHERVKMPLFELFGQYWKPMLLGAASMVVCYALFYISTVFSLSYGVTTLGYSRESFLGMLCFAVLFMALATPISAWLSDRYGRKPVLVFGGVLAIASGFLMEPLLTQGSTTSVALFLSIELFLMGFTFAPMGALLPELFPTRVRYTGASAAYNLGGIVGASAAPFAAQKLVAMGGLSWVGGYVSAAALLSVIAVLCLKETRHDDLNKIA, encoded by the coding sequence ATGACAAGCACTTATGCTGCCAGCAGCGCCGACAAGCCGGTGAATTCCACCGCGCGGGTCGCCACCGCCAGCTTTATCGGCACGGCCATCGAGTTCTACGATTTCTACGTGTACGCCACCGCGGCTGCGCTGGTGATCGGCCCGGTGTTCTTCCCGCAAACCTCCGGCACGGCGCAGATGCTCTCGGCGTTCCTGACCTTTGGCATCGCCTTCCTGGCACGCCCGCTGGGCTCGGCGCTGTTCGGCCACTTTGGCGACCGGGTCGGCCGCAAATCCACCCTGGTAGCCTCGCTGTTGCTGATGGGCATCTGCACCACGCTGATCGGCGTGCTGCCCGGCTACGACAGCATTGGCGCCTGGGCACCGATCCTGCTGTGCGTGCTGCGTTTTGGCCAAGGCCTGGGCCTGGGCGGCGAATGGGGCGGCGCGGCGTTGCTGGCCACCGAAAACGCCCCGAAGGGCAAACGCGCCTGGTTCGGCATGTTTCCGCAACTGGGGCCATCGATCGGCTTTCTGGCGGCCAACGGGTTGTTCCTGACCCTGGCCATGACCTTGAGCGACGAGCAATTTCGCAGCTGGGGCTGGCGCCTGCCGTTCCTGCTCAGCGCCCTGCTGGTGATGGTGGGCCTGTACGTGCGCCTGAAACTGGAAGAAACCCCAGTGTTCGCCAACGCCGTGGCCCGCCACGAGCGGGTGAAGATGCCGCTGTTCGAACTGTTCGGCCAATACTGGAAGCCGATGCTGCTGGGCGCCGCCTCCATGGTGGTGTGCTACGCGCTGTTCTACATCTCCACGGTGTTTTCCCTGAGCTACGGCGTCACTACGTTGGGTTATAGCCGTGAAAGCTTCTTGGGCATGCTCTGTTTCGCGGTGCTGTTCATGGCCCTGGCCACGCCGATTTCCGCCTGGCTGAGCGACCGCTACGGGCGCAAGCCGGTGCTGGTATTCGGTGGTGTGCTGGCCATTGCCTCGGGCTTTTTGATGGAGCCGCTGCTGACCCAGGGCTCGACCACCAGCGTGGCACTGTTCCTGAGTATCGAGCTGTTTTTGATGGGCTTCACGTTCGCCCCGATGGGTGCGTTGCTGCCGGAGCTGTTCCCGACCCGCGTGCGCTATACCGGCGCTTCGGCGGCGTACAACCTGGGCGGTATCGTTGGCGCGTCGGCTGCACCCTTTGCGGCGCAAAAGCTGGTCGCGATGGGTGGGCTGAGCTGGGTGGGCGGTTATGTGTCGGCAGCGGCGCTGCTGAGCGTGATTGCCGTGCTGTGCCTGAAAGAGACGCGGCATGACGATTTGAACAAAATCGCCTGA
- a CDS encoding transporter associated domain-containing protein translates to MDNLPLGPLLGVLALALLWSALFSAVDAARQVIGSQRPHERSGDRPTLDFPLESLILATTVSKVIVVVLGTVLATWQWQAHGLWVAGLVATCSLLVFAEYLPRLLATRHPEAFITLGNALLRPIFKALAPAAWLLNGIARLILKPFASKPGPVNQHGDDDNLTSQLIEELAQDARANKPHLLSGIHALDSITVNDILVPRSEVDGINLDEPIEKIIEQLIISRHTRLPVYHNDINQVERVLNTRQISHLLPKAELTIEQLLAACYEAYFVPESTPLQLQLLNFHKQQRRLGVVVDEYGEVLGLVTLEDILEEIVGEFEDEHTVDNPHIHPQVDGRFVVDGAASIRELNKSLGWHLPSDGPKTLNGLVTEALESIPDCAVCLKIGRYRLEILQAEENRVTRVLIWHTSALPKVI, encoded by the coding sequence ATGGACAATCTGCCGTTAGGCCCCCTGCTTGGCGTTCTCGCACTGGCGCTGCTCTGGTCGGCGCTGTTCAGCGCCGTGGACGCTGCCCGCCAGGTGATCGGCAGCCAGCGCCCTCACGAACGCTCTGGTGACCGCCCCACCCTGGATTTCCCGCTGGAAAGCCTGATATTGGCCACCACGGTGAGCAAGGTGATTGTCGTGGTGCTGGGCACCGTGCTGGCCACCTGGCAGTGGCAAGCCCACGGCTTGTGGGTCGCAGGCCTGGTGGCCACCTGCAGCTTGCTGGTGTTCGCCGAATACCTGCCGCGCCTTCTGGCCACGCGCCACCCCGAAGCCTTCATTACTCTGGGCAATGCCTTGCTGCGGCCGATCTTCAAGGCGCTCGCGCCCGCTGCCTGGCTGCTTAATGGCATCGCCCGGCTGATCCTCAAGCCGTTCGCCAGCAAGCCCGGCCCGGTCAACCAACATGGCGACGACGACAACCTCACCAGCCAGTTGATCGAAGAACTGGCCCAGGACGCCCGCGCCAACAAGCCGCACCTGCTCAGCGGCATTCACGCGCTGGACAGCATCACCGTGAACGATATCCTGGTGCCGCGCAGCGAAGTGGACGGGATCAACCTGGACGAGCCGATCGAAAAGATCATCGAACAGCTGATCATTAGCCGCCACACCCGCCTGCCGGTGTATCACAACGATATCAACCAGGTGGAACGGGTGCTCAACACCCGGCAGATCAGCCACCTGCTGCCCAAGGCCGAACTGACGATCGAGCAACTGCTGGCGGCCTGCTACGAAGCCTATTTCGTGCCGGAAAGCACGCCGCTGCAACTGCAACTGCTCAACTTCCACAAGCAACAGCGGCGCCTGGGCGTGGTGGTGGACGAATACGGTGAAGTGCTGGGCCTGGTGACGCTGGAAGACATCCTCGAAGAAATCGTCGGCGAATTCGAAGACGAGCACACCGTGGACAACCCGCACATCCATCCACAGGTCGACGGCCGCTTTGTGGTCGACGGCGCTGCCTCCATTCGCGAGTTGAACAAGAGCCTGGGCTGGCACCTGCCCAGCGATGGCCCGAAAACCCTCAATGGGCTGGTGACCGAGGCGCTGGAAAGCATCCCCGATTGCGCGGTGTGCCTGAAAATCGGCCGCTACCGCCTGGAAATCCTGCAAGCCGAGGAAAACCGCGTTACCCGCGTGTTGATCTGGCACACCAGCGCCCTGCCCAAAGTCATCTAG
- a CDS encoding cytochrome C assembly family protein — MLPLSPSLLPSIAAAVLYAAATTYQGIRVSQGAKADQRLLYLLGALAVVAQAYALASQMITPLGLSLNFFSAASLIAAAVITLTLVACTRIPVANLLLLLFPLGCATTLIAQFVPSGTVPLINEEPGILAHILLSILAYGMFTIAVFQALLLLVQDYQLKHKHPSGLIRNFPPLQTMESLLFGFLWAGWGLLSLSLISGWLFLDNLFAQHLVHKTLLACLAWIVFSVLLWGRNRLGWRGHKAIRWTLAGFCLLMLAYFGSKLVREYILHI, encoded by the coding sequence ATGCTCCCCTTGTCACCCAGTTTGCTACCCAGCATCGCCGCCGCCGTCCTTTATGCCGCTGCGACCACTTATCAGGGAATCCGTGTCAGCCAGGGCGCCAAGGCCGATCAACGCCTGCTGTACCTGCTCGGCGCACTGGCCGTCGTGGCCCAGGCCTACGCCCTGGCCTCGCAAATGATCACGCCGCTGGGGCTGAGCCTGAATTTTTTCAGTGCCGCCAGCCTGATCGCCGCCGCCGTGATCACCCTGACCCTGGTGGCCTGCACGCGCATCCCGGTGGCCAACCTGCTGTTGCTGCTGTTCCCGCTGGGCTGCGCGACCACCCTTATCGCCCAATTCGTGCCCTCCGGCACTGTGCCGCTGATCAACGAAGAGCCCGGCATCCTGGCACACATCCTGTTGTCGATCCTGGCCTACGGCATGTTCACCATCGCGGTGTTCCAGGCCTTGTTGCTGCTGGTGCAGGACTATCAACTCAAGCACAAGCACCCCAGCGGGTTAATCCGCAACTTCCCGCCACTGCAAACCATGGAAAGCCTTTTGTTCGGCTTTTTGTGGGCCGGCTGGGGGCTGCTGTCGTTGTCGCTGATTTCCGGCTGGCTGTTCCTGGACAACTTGTTTGCCCAGCACCTGGTGCATAAAACCTTGCTGGCGTGCCTGGCCTGGATCGTCTTCAGTGTGTTGTTGTGGGGCCGTAACCGCCTGGGCTGGCGCGGCCACAAGGCCATCCGCTGGACGCTCGCCGGTTTCTGCCTGCTGATGCTGGCCTATTTCGGCAGCAAGCTGGTCCGCGAATACATTCTGCATATCTGA
- the ffh gene encoding signal recognition particle protein, with translation MFENLTDRLSQTLRHVTGKAKLTEDNIKDTLREVRMALLEADVALPVVKDFVNKVKERAVGTEVSRSLTPGQAFVKIVQIELETLMGAANEDLSLNATPPAVVLMAGLQGAGKTTTAGKLARFLKERKKKTVMVVSADIYRPAAIKQLETLAGEVGVTFFPSDLSQKPVDIALAAIKEAKLKFIDVVIVDTAGRLHIDEQMMGEIKDLHAAIKPVETLFVVDAMTGQDAANTAKAFGDALPLTGVILTKVDGDARGGAALSVRAITGKPIKFIGMGEKSDALEPFHPDRIASRILGMGDVLSLIEQAEQTLDKDKADKLAKKLKKGKGFDLEDFRDQLQQMKNMGGLGGLMDKLPNMGGVNLSQMGSAQNAAEKQFKQMEAIINSMTPAERRDPELISGSRKRRIAMGSGTQVQDIGRLIKQHKQMQKMMKKFSAKGGMAKMMRGMGGMLPGGGGMPKM, from the coding sequence ATGTTTGAAAACCTTACCGACCGTCTTTCTCAGACGCTGCGCCACGTTACTGGCAAGGCCAAGCTGACGGAAGACAACATCAAAGACACCCTGCGTGAAGTGCGCATGGCGTTGCTTGAAGCCGACGTCGCCTTGCCGGTGGTGAAGGACTTCGTCAACAAGGTCAAGGAGCGTGCGGTCGGTACCGAGGTATCGCGCAGCCTGACGCCGGGCCAGGCATTCGTGAAGATCGTGCAGATCGAACTCGAAACCCTGATGGGCGCGGCCAACGAAGATTTGTCGCTCAACGCCACGCCACCGGCCGTGGTGCTGATGGCAGGCTTGCAGGGCGCGGGTAAAACCACCACCGCCGGCAAGCTGGCGCGCTTCCTTAAAGAGCGCAAGAAAAAGACCGTGATGGTGGTGTCGGCCGACATCTACCGCCCGGCGGCGATCAAGCAACTGGAAACCCTGGCCGGCGAAGTGGGCGTGACCTTCTTCCCATCCGACCTTTCCCAGAAGCCTGTCGACATCGCCCTGGCTGCTATTAAAGAAGCCAAGCTGAAATTTATCGACGTGGTCATCGTCGACACCGCCGGTCGCCTGCACATCGATGAGCAGATGATGGGCGAGATCAAGGACTTGCACGCGGCCATCAAGCCGGTCGAGACCTTGTTCGTGGTCGACGCCATGACCGGCCAGGACGCCGCCAACACCGCCAAGGCCTTTGGCGATGCGTTGCCGCTGACCGGCGTGATCCTGACCAAGGTCGACGGCGACGCCCGTGGCGGCGCCGCGCTGTCGGTGCGTGCCATCACCGGCAAGCCGATCAAGTTCATTGGTATGGGCGAGAAGAGCGATGCGCTCGAGCCCTTCCACCCGGATCGTATCGCCTCGCGGATCCTGGGCATGGGCGACGTGCTCAGCCTGATCGAGCAGGCCGAGCAGACCCTGGACAAGGACAAGGCCGACAAACTGGCCAAAAAGCTGAAGAAGGGCAAGGGCTTCGACCTCGAAGACTTCCGTGACCAGCTGCAACAAATGAAGAACATGGGTGGCCTGGGCGGCCTGATGGACAAACTGCCGAACATGGGCGGCGTGAACCTGTCGCAAATGGGCAGCGCCCAGAACGCCGCCGAGAAGCAATTCAAGCAGATGGAAGCCATCATCAATTCCATGACCCCGGCCGAGCGCCGTGACCCTGAGCTGATCAGTGGTTCGCGCAAGCGCCGCATTGCCATGGGCTCCGGCACGCAGGTGCAGGATATCGGTCGCTTGATCAAGCAGCACAAGCAGATGCAGAAGATGATGAAGAAGTTCTCTGCCAAAGGCGGCATGGCCAAAATGATGCGCGGCATGGGCGGCATGCTGCCCGGCGGCGGTGGCATGCCCAAGATGTGA
- the rpsP gene encoding 30S ribosomal protein S16 has translation MLTIRLARGGSKKRPFYQLTVTDSRNPRDGSHKEHVGFFNPVARGQEIRLSVNQERVNHWLSVGAQPSERVAQLLKENAKAAA, from the coding sequence ATGCTAACCATCCGTCTTGCCCGTGGCGGCTCTAAAAAGCGCCCATTTTACCAACTGACCGTAACCGACTCCCGCAACCCGCGTGACGGTTCCCACAAAGAGCACGTTGGTTTCTTCAACCCCGTTGCTCGTGGTCAGGAAATCCGCCTGTCCGTGAACCAAGAGCGCGTCAACCACTGGTTGAGCGTTGGTGCACAGCCTTCTGAGCGCGTTGCTCAGTTGCTGAAGGAAAATGCCAAGGCTGCGGCCTGA
- the rimM gene encoding ribosome maturation factor RimM (Essential for efficient processing of 16S rRNA): MNATPTTADDLIVIGKIFSVHGVRGEVKVYSFTDPIDNLLGYKTWTLKREGSVDKQVELVSGRLQQSKFLVTKLKGLEDRDEALLLAGYEICVPRNLFPDLTDGEYYWYQLEGLKVIDQLGQLLGKIDHLLETGSNDVMVVRPCAGSLDDRERLLPYTEQCVLVVDLGAGEMKVDWDADF, translated from the coding sequence ATGAACGCGACGCCAACTACTGCTGATGATTTGATCGTTATCGGCAAGATTTTTTCGGTTCACGGCGTTCGCGGCGAAGTGAAGGTGTATTCCTTTACTGATCCGATTGACAACCTGTTGGGCTACAAAACCTGGACGCTCAAGCGTGAAGGCAGCGTGGACAAGCAGGTAGAGCTGGTCAGTGGACGCTTGCAACAAAGCAAGTTCCTGGTCACAAAGCTCAAGGGTCTCGAAGACCGTGACGAAGCGTTGCTTCTGGCCGGTTATGAGATCTGCGTGCCGCGTAACCTGTTCCCTGATTTGACCGACGGCGAGTACTACTGGTACCAACTGGAAGGTCTTAAGGTTATCGACCAACTTGGGCAACTGCTCGGGAAGATCGATCACCTGTTGGAGACCGGCTCAAACGATGTGATGGTGGTGCGGCCTTGCGCTGGCAGCCTGGATGATCGCGAACGCTTGTTGCCCTATACGGAGCAATGCGTGTTGGTTGTCGACCTGGGTGCGGGCGAGATGAAGGTTGATTGGGATGCGGACTTCTAG
- the trmD gene encoding tRNA (guanosine(37)-N1)-methyltransferase TrmD yields MASLRVEVISLFPEMFSAISEYGITSRAVKQGLLTLTCWNPRDYTTDRHHTVDDRPFGGGPGMVMKIKPLEDALAQARIAAGESAKVIYLSPQGRQLNQQAVRELATSESLILIAGRYEGIDERFIQAHVDEEWSIGDYVLSGGELPAMVLIDAVTRLLPGALGHADSAEEDSFTDGLLDCPHYTRPEVYADQRVPDVLLSGNHAHIRRWRLQQSLGRTYERRADLLERRSLSGEENKLLAEYLSERNDS; encoded by the coding sequence ATGGCCAGCCTGCGCGTAGAAGTGATCAGTCTGTTCCCCGAGATGTTTTCCGCTATCAGCGAGTACGGCATTACCAGCCGTGCGGTGAAACAGGGTCTGCTCACGCTGACCTGTTGGAATCCGCGGGACTACACCACAGATCGCCACCACACCGTGGACGATCGGCCGTTTGGCGGTGGTCCGGGCATGGTGATGAAGATCAAGCCCCTGGAAGACGCACTGGCCCAGGCCAGGATCGCGGCGGGGGAGTCGGCGAAGGTGATTTACCTGTCGCCACAAGGCCGTCAGCTGAATCAGCAGGCGGTACGCGAGCTGGCAACGTCGGAGTCTTTGATTCTGATTGCAGGTCGCTACGAAGGCATTGACGAGCGGTTTATTCAGGCTCATGTCGATGAAGAGTGGTCGATTGGTGACTATGTGTTGTCTGGCGGTGAGCTGCCGGCGATGGTCCTGATAGACGCGGTAACACGACTGCTGCCCGGAGCTTTGGGGCATGCGGACTCCGCGGAGGAAGATTCCTTCACGGATGGGCTGCTGGATTGCCCGCATTACACCCGACCGGAGGTATATGCGGATCAGCGTGTTCCCGACGTATTGCTTAGCGGCAATCACGCACACATCCGGCGATGGCGTTTGCAGCAGTCCCTTGGGCGGACCTATGAACGACGCGCCGATCTTCTGGAAAGACGCTCGCTTTCTGGAGAAGAGAACAAGCTGCTCGCTGAGTACCTTAGTGAGCGGAACGATAGTTAA